Part of the Etheostoma spectabile isolate EspeVRDwgs_2016 chromosome 21, UIUC_Espe_1.0, whole genome shotgun sequence genome is shown below.
tattttcatggtgCACAAGGTTTCTCCTTAGGCTTGAAATATCTGTACAACTCTTGCGTTTATTGATAAAGTTATTATCTGGAAAATGTCAAGATTTGGATTAaagaatttaattaaataaaaggttTAATTTTAGTCAACACATGTACTCAGAGGCTATGTTCACTTATATCTTTTGAGCATTCAGTAATATTAATAACCTAAATGTTCACGGATAATTACAAAAATGTTAACCTGGaagtttttgaaattaaaattgtGTTCAATTCAAACGGAGAGGAAACCAAATCCCTTAAGTATTAGTTGATGTCAGTTAAAATTGTAGTAACAGGTTTGATAACTGAGACCCAATCCTATTAATCTATTAAGTTATACTTTACGGCTCAGTTGATGTCAcaaatatttcactttttcccctttccttgtGTCCAGGTATGTGGTGCTAGACCTGATGGAGAGTGACTTGCACCAGATCATACACTCTTCCCAGACGCTCACCTCAGAGCACACACGCTACTTTCTTTACCAGCTCCTCCGTGGCCTCAAGTATGTGCACTCTGCCAACGTAATCCACCGCGACCTGAAACCCTCCAACCTGCTAGTGAACGAAAACTGTGAGCTAAAAATTGGTGACTTTGGAATGGCAAGGGGTCTAAGTTCACACCCTGAGGAGTCTCATTCCTTCATGACTGAATATGTGGCAACTCGATGGTACCGTGCTCCTGAACTCCTGCTGTCTCTCAATCACTATAGCTTGGCCATTGACTTGTGGTCTGTGGGCTGCATCTTTGCAGAAATGTTGGGACGTAAGCAGCTGTTTCCTGGGAAGCACTACGTCCACCAGCTCACCctcattttgggtgttttaggCACTCCTCCTGAGGGGTTGATTAGCACCATTAGGGCTGACAGAGTACGCTCCTATGTTCAGAGTCTTCCATCACGGTCTGCTGTGCCTTTGGCTAAACTGTACCCACAAGCTGAACCAGAGGCTTTGGACCTGCTGGTTGCCATGTTGCGGTTTGACCCTCGTGAGAGAATCTGTGTGACACAAGCACTGGAGCACCCTTACCTGTCTAAGTATCACGACCCCGACGATGAGCCAATTTGCGTGCCAgcttttgactttgaatttgacAAGCTTCCGAAAAACAAGGAACAAATTAAAGAGGCAATTCTGATGGAGATTCAGGactttcatcaaaacaaacagGGCTGTCGTCAAAGACTGCAGTTCAGGCCCTTGGCAAGGGCAAATGGCAGAGCTGCAGCACAAAGCAGTAACCAGTGTAATGCTCAGCCCTCCACTGTTCAGATGAGCAAATCAACACTAGTTCCAATGGCACAACACCCACAAGCAGCACAGTTACAGCAAAAGCAAGTGAGAGAAGTGAAATCTCAACAGCAACAAGATCACTCACCAGCACAAGGGaacaacacatatacaaacCAGATGCAAACTTTTAATAAGCCTGCGTCCCTGTTAGAAGTTTCCCCGTCTCAAGTAACCCATAATTTGCCCCTTCTTTCTAAAAGCGAAAGTGGCCCAGTTGATGTGGACATGCCCAGTGCCAACTCAGACAGTGGTCAGCCAGAGACTATAGATTTAACAACACCAGTGTCTAGTCAGGACAATCCATCAGAAACAATGAGAGACAGTGAGGTACAGGACCAGCTGACTGGAAGTCAGGCTCCTCTGACTCAGACCACCCAGAGCCAGTCCATGGCCCAGGCTCCCACCTCTATTCCTTCCATGCCAGCACAAACCATGACACCCCTACCCACCACTGTGCCTTCCCTTTGTCTCTCAGTGGCACAGGCCCAGTCACTGTCTCAGTCCCTTTCACAGTCACTGTCCAAGAATGCCAGGCCTCCTCCAGGTGCTGGAGAGGGAACCAGAAAAGAAGGAGCTATTTCAGAGGATACTAAAGCTGCACTTAAAGCGGCTCTATTGAAATCGGCTCTCAGAAATAAAGCCAGGGGTAAGTTCATTGTTTTCCATATCCACTTATATCATTTACATGCCATTTTTAGAAAGCCTTTTTTCAGAATTGCGTACCTTTATTGCAGACGGAGGTGCTTCTGCGTTGGGCATTGACGCTGGCACAGGAGGAGGTATGTTGTCCTCCCTGTCTTCTGTTCCAGATTTGCGTAGGCCTGTCACAGCCCAGGAGCGTCAACGcgaaagagaggagaaaagaaggaagaggcaggaacgagcaagagagagggagcggaaaatgaaggaaaaagagaaaagagagggaaagcaGGGGGACTTGCTGGGTGGGGTTCTGCTGAGTGACGATGACAAAAGCCTTTTGCAACGTTGGACAAAAATGATGGACAGCCGCAATGAGAAATCTCAGACTCCTAATAACGATGGAGCAATGAGTAAAGACTGTACTGTGAACTTGCACAGGGGTGTAGCTATCAATGACAACACCCAAGAAGCACTGAACAATAACACTGGCAAGGAGGCCAGGAAGATTCAGTCTCATGAACAGGTAATCTCTCAAGTTAAACCTAACCAGCCAGGCGTGTTTCAGCCTCCCAGCCCCCAGCAACCATCATTACATTTCTCCATGAGCCAGAGGAAACCTTCAGCGGATATAGTTGTTGCTGTAAGCGGAGGGATGGATATAATGACAGTCACTAGTGGCTTTGTTAAGAACAACGTGCTCAAACCtcacagtgagagaaacaaactAAGTGGTTTTAACTGTTTGGGGAATTGGAACGGGCAGCAATTAGAGGCGAGGCcaccacaacaaccacaaccaAACAGAAAACTACAGCCTCAACCGTCAAGCTTTCTTCAGCCCCAGCTTCAACCTCAAACCCAGCATGACCCTCAATCTCAGTCGCAACTGCTGCCTCTAGAGAGTTTTTTGACAAAAGCTCCAACATTAACCACCAGACAGATAAACGGGAACGTGGATATTGGACACCAAAATAACCTCAACACTCACCCCAACCCCTCGATTGCAAGTGCTGGTCCGATGGAGAAGCTGTGTTCCTCTGTAGGAGAGAAATCTGGGCCACAGACCACAAATCATGTCTGTGGTCCTTTAGGGGTCCCTTCACAGCCTCATCCCAGCTTAGGATTCACAGATACTGGGCAGCAAGGGCCTTCCATTGCCCCTGACATCCATACAGTAACACTGCAACTCTCAAAGTCCCAGGTGTGTCTCAGGTTTCTTCTGCTGCGTTGTAAATATTGCAGCTAGCATATTACACGAGAGAATGAATATGTATTGACAGAGCACTGGTGTTATTTTCATTATAGATgctacacaaaaacattttcttcaggTTTAAATGTCACAATCTTCTGCTTGCCTTAAACTGATACAGAGTTCCGTTGACCCAATGTTTCCCCTTTATTCGTGTCAGGTAGAGGATGTTTTACCCCCGGTGTTCTCGGTCACCCCTAAAGGCAGCGGGGCTGGGTACGGCGTGGGCTTTGACCTGGATGATCTTCTCAACCAGTCTCTCACAGATCTGCAACACTGTGACCGGGACAGGTATGGCCTAATACTGCTCTCACGGACAAACCAATGTCTAAAactagggggaaaaaaaacatgctttctGATTAAGTTTTACCTATTTGTTTCAAAATAGTATCTGGTAATCCTTTAGATAAACATGGCTCTGCAGCTGCACAATAATTCCAGGTCCATGGCTAAAATTATATTAGACCTTACACAGCATTGTGCTTTACATTACcatttaatttgaaatgttttcacaCATAAATTCAGCAAAATAATCAAATTCCAAGTGCTCACATGCCATGACTATGTGTACATTAAAAGCATAATTATTACCTAATCGCTGTAATTGTTCAAGTTGGATGATGCATGTCGAACCACCAAGTGCAAACACCAGAtctcactttaaaaaaagctacagtatatgtaatggactttccaaaaaaaaaatgtatagacTAACACAAAAGAAATCCCTCTCAATTATAACTTATGACCCAGTAGAGGTGTGTGTATCTGCTGAGGCTTGAGATGATTTGGGTCCGATAttaattttcttaaaaacaaacTCATTGTCCATCATTAAGAAAACATTCAGAATCTAtgaaaatgcaaacaatttaTTACAAAAGTTAAACTACTGGATACAAGATGTCTCCTACTTTGCTTAAAAAGTCACTTACATGCACGTACCAGAGATTTAAAGTTTCACACGGCACCATGATTAGCTTCCAAACTAGCAGTGATTCTCTTGTATATACATGCCATCAACTCAGATTTAAGGTGAGCTCCGAGAAACTTTCCCTTTTCAGCAGATGGAAGTTAAAAACAGCCTCCTAGTGTCAAACTCTGCACAGTATCAGTCTGCACAGTGAAGGTCAGACATTAGATTAGAGTAACAAGAAGCAAAACACACTTGAGGGTAGTGGACATTCATATATGTAGTTTTCAGGACAATTTTGACTTTTAGTGTTGGCACTTGCACTCTTTTGTTTGTATGCTATAAGAAGTCCACTCTTAATGCTTCCTGTATTATCTTTCTCTTTCATCAGTTATGATTCTGCCCCACTCTCGGCCTCCCTGTTATCTGACTGGAGCGAGGTGCACCGCATGACTCCAGCTGATCTGGAATCGCTGCAGCAGGAGTTGCAACTCGGCTCTCCCATGATCCTCTCTGATACCATTCCCCCTGATGCCTGAGCTTCCCTGTCTGGAATTTAAAACCAACACTTGGATTTtagaaaatgttaatgttttttagcATAAAACCTTGTGTGAAGActtaatcaaattaatttaaaagaacttcttttttttttttttaactagacACTACCAAGCGGTCTTTTTTACAGGTATGACATGCTgcgctttttgtttttttttaaataataaaagaaaattggCTTCACCTGTCTTTTTCTGGATATCAACTACAgtaaaaatgtgtaattttaaCTGAGATCAAGTTGGTTCTTTGTGGGGAAAGGCATTTGAAAAAACTATTGAAATAACAAAAGGTTTAAATAATTTGCATTTCAGAAATGTGCACTACTAAATAAGGTAATATTATTGTTCCAAAAAACAAGTTTGTTATTTCAAAGGCAACAGCTTTCGTACTAACAATTGTAAGCAGTTGGAATACAGTGGGATATAGTAGAAGAAAGCTTTGAAAAGACAAGTTTTGATCAACACAATACATTTCCAAACTCAGCTATCAGTTGAACAGAGCACTGACTTGATTTTAAGaatcaaattaatttatttcaaatacagaACATTTCATTGATTAAGTTCATAATTTTGATTAAGATACAAACCtattaaacatattttactcTGAGATCATAATGCACAGTTATAGCTTAAAAAGGAAAGATTATATCACATTTCTTGTTCAATATATATGGCTTCATGTGCACATCAGATACTTTACCAGTTATACTATTCAGGATAACTTTGGATGGAAGTCAGACATAATTAATCTCCTTCATTTGAGCTGGTCGTCGGAAGTGTTCTACCTCTGAAGCAGGAACAGTAGAGAGGACAGACAACTGACCAACACGGCAGCCCCCCCACACCAGTTCTGATTTGCTCGGCCGTACAGCTCGATCTCCGATACCGTGTTTTTAATGAAGCTCGAGAAGGTGGTCAGTCTGGCATACACACCTGGCTGGTTTTGGTGAGCACAGCGAAGTCCAAAACTCACCACGCCAGCCTGCACCCAGGTCCCATTTTCCATCTGGCAGACAAGAGGCCCTCCTGAATCACCCTGAaaggacaacacacaaaaaaaacaattcactcAGATTTCACCACTGGGAGGTATCGAAGTGCTCAAAAGGAAGGTCTTACAAACTAGACAGTGCATGAGTGCAGAAAAGTAGCAATCaacgttatttttttaatgcagcttcttgttttgcttgtgtgtccttgtgtgtttttgtgaatgtaaacaCAGCAGCACAAACAGCTGATCCAACAGTACCTGGCAGGAGTCCTTGCCGCCCTTCTGGTATCCAGCACAGATCATGTCATACAGGATGTCCACCTTCTCTGTTGGGTTTGTCTGGTACATCTCCTGACACGAACTCTGGGAAATGATTGGCACCTCCACTTCCTGCAGAGTCCCGAGCCCTGCCAGAGGGACTGGGAAGAAAGAACAGAAGGAGTGTGAGACTTCTTAATTTCTGCAACTAAACAGGTGGTCAGAAAGCTGTTTTTGTTGCTACTACCTATATTTGCACTGAATTAAATTATTTACAAATCTTTGGTTCAATGCATATTGATCTACTAAAGCAATGGAATAGAATAAAATTGCCAATCATCATTAAAACCATATTACACTGATCGTTGTGGAGGAAACGTTTCTAGAACTGAAATCGATATAATAATGGCAATATATTACTATGGAAAATGTATGCAATAATACACATACAATTACAAATTGATGAGTGTGTTGCAATATCATGCATTGCATCAGGTAAGTGTGTGAAACACAAGCTTGATTAGAAgaattaatttgacaacataaACTATATCCCGATTCCACTGAAAGTCAACAAACTTAGTTATaccataaatatttaaatagtaTAACCCAGTTACGGGCTGGTATCCATAACCCATCTGTTCCATGTTCTGCtaaagaaaaactgtaaatgataCCTATAGGAAACAAAGTACCTCactcaaaatgtatttctgcCTACCGTGTACTTTGACACCTGGACCTACACTTTTTCCTATTTCTTTAAAATccttcaaattcttttttttaataaacatggGCATGATCATTAATTTGCATGCCGGAGTCCAAGGAAAATAAAAGGGCATTTTAGAGACTTAAAAGATTAAAACTGCTGAATAAAAGTTATCTGTACACATGCTAAGATGATGAGAAGAATATAGAAGCATTACCATCATCGCGGGTGTTCCCCCAGCCCGTGACATGGCACATCATGCCACTTGGGAACAGGGTGCCAGAGCTTGGCAAGCAGATGGGACGGACAAATTCTGACCAGGTTACTGGTCTGGACAGCTGCACCAACGCCAAATCCTTCCCATTTTGAGGCTCACTGTAACCAGATGGGATCACCACCTGGCTCACACGACGCGATTCCATGTTCTTATTAAAGGAATTTAGCTGGTACCGGCCAATGTAGATGACGTAAGACCTCAGGTCGGATGGACTGAAAAAAGATGGAAGAATGCCGAATGACACCATTGAAATGGGCTTGATGTTTGCCATAATCTAGAAAGAATACAATGTTCCCCACATTTGCACTCACTTTATTAACACCATTTTGTCCTTAGACCGTTATCTAGTAAAACTTTATGAATCAAATGAAAGACCAACAGTCTGCAGGATTTGGGGATAGTTCTTGTCTATAAGACTTGGTGAGCAACTTTTGGATAAAAGTGGCAATTTGAAAGATACTATTAAATGTGATGGAGGCGTGTTTCCTGTAGGAGGTAAAggacattacacacattttgcttaaaaaaaccACTGATTTTTTGGAAAGGCTTTAGCAAAACTTTAGCAGCCATTACCAAAAATTCCCATAAAATGACTCAGACGGCTTACAAAAGAGGCAAATAGTTTGTGGGTTGATGGTCAGCTGTGAGTTCACATGCAGATTTATAGCTGAGTGAAAACCTAGTTTCTTACTTGGGGAAACAATGAGCGGCCGATAGGACCCAGTTCTCTGTGATGATGGAGCCTCCACAGATATGACCATCCTCTGTCTGGAggccgaggggggggggggggggggggggggggggggaggagaaaaaCAGTGAGTCACCTCAGCATCATAAGCAAATCCCTCTCTCAGCAGGTCAGTTTGATAAACAAGACATAGACTGAACCACACAGATTACCTACAGGCAGAACAAATACAAAGAATACTACATGGCTAAAGGTTTTTCACAGGGACCTACCTGTATATCGACCTGCCACGGCCACTCGCCCTCTGCAGCGTCCATCCCACCCACAATCCTGTTCTCCGGCATGTGTGGTCGGCCACATTCTTGCGCGTAGGAAGCCAACATACCtaaatataaacacaaatacattaagGACTGACTTATCGATGCAGCTGATTCTTACACTATGACAAATTCAGTCAACTGAATTACCTAAAGTCCACAGTTTGTTTTACATGAAGAAACAACAGACATGGCGACAGCAGTTGGACGACGCTTGCCTACTCACCTGTTACGCACCAAAAAATAGCATGGAGCTGTGGTTTCGGCGACATTTTGTGAGGTTTCGCGGCAAAACTGTTTCAGCAACTACTGCAGCGCCAACAACTGTCTCTAAAGTCAGGTCAATGTTTTTCTCTGTACCGTTACATCCACCTTTCTACTACTTCTTCTTCTATTGCGACGAAAACTCGAGCAGTAACCTACAAGAAAAAGTTAGCGTCGCCAAAATCCCCTAACGGTTCTTAACGAATACTGTTTCGAATGCGAAACCTCAACAGAGCTTCAATCACAAACAGATGGCTACCTGTGCACTCAACGATACCCAATCAAAACTCTGGTCTCGCCCACCTGATCCACCTGATCCACCTGAGCCAATGAAATGTAAGGAAGGCAAACGAGACAAATCCGATTCTTCTCCTAATTTGGTCACAGGTAAACTACAGTTTCAGGTTTTTTTGCTGAGTAAAATGGGTCCTTTGCACTGTTTCTGTCCGAGCAAATgtgcattttgtattttatgcaGCAGTTTATACATCTCTCAGTCCCAGACATTGGTAAGTGATGCAGTtagttcatgtgtttttttgaccTTAGACACTACCAGCGGCTAGAGAAGATATTAGATACCCTATATCAATATAAGAATGTGTTGTTAAGCACAATATTATGATTCGTCTTTAACTAGATTTGCAGAAGCTTTATCAGAGACTATCAACTATGTTTTAGGTGTTAAAATGAGGATTAAAGAAAATTAGCCTCTTTAGTTTAATCCAGTAATGTAATTAATctggtttctgtttgtgttttagtgtgtgAAGTACTGACACACTTGATTGCCAACTGCACTCAATATTTATAAGCAATATATGGCTAAAAAACAACCACGAATGTAAACAACGTTACATGCTCTTCCTTAAAGTTATTTCATATTATACATAATATGGCTATAACTACATTAATTGCAGGTATTTCAACTTCAATTTTTAGAACTTGTTTAAactgttttgttcttttctcaGTGTTTGTATGATGTAACGAGTACTTCATGTTCCGTGAGTACTTCCTTTTTGTACCATGTTTAAACAGGTTTAACAGGTATGTGTTCAAGGAGAAGCAACTGGATTTTTGCACACAGGATAAACAGCATCCGGTACCatccaggtcaaaggtcaaacaCTGTCACAAATTGGGTGTACTGTCTCTGTTTATGTAATTGATTGTATATTTCTGTTGTTTCCAGTGCAAAAAGTATTAGCGTGTTACATAGTTTTGGCTGGATTGTGAACAATAACATCATATATTCGATTTAGAGTGTGCCACACATCTAGGCAGTGGTTAccctatttcatttttttttttttaacatgtaacCAAATGTTTATTCCTTCTGCCTGTCTATAaagctgtctgtctctctttttccttctctcttttcctctcttccctccctccctgcctccctGCCCCAGGCAGTGTGTCTAGTTTCACAGAGCAATTGAaggtgacagggacagagagagagggagagggagggagggacagagggaggacACATCACAGTATCGCCTCGGGCTAcacaacagcagaagaagagCGAGAGATggagggacaaagagaaaagagaggagagactcACAAAGTACTCATAGGGAATTCCATAAACAggtaatggaaaaaataaagttacacAAAGAgttgaaatgtgtgtgagtgagtgtgtcaCATATGTGTTTGCCCGTAGGTTAGTtgatgtttacttttttttatcactaacAGTGTCTTTTTGTGTGCGAGTCCCTTTCACAATGCTCCTCTCACTCATAATATATGAACACATTATGGGATCCAGTCAGTAAGAGCAATTATAATGCActccagtttgtttttattttaacgaCTTGATGAATATTTGTCGTGGCATTGTAACCATGGTGACTGCCTCCACCGTGGtcgccccccctcccctcccaggCCCGTCCACTACCCCTTCCCCATCCCCCCTTCGGCGCTGAAAAAACAAGGgatggcgagagagagagagaaagagagagagaggtgacaGGAATGAACTAACAAGATGCACTAAAAAAATGCATGTCCTGGAGCTACATGAATCTTTGCAGTGAAGCACGCGCCgccttacacacacagacactctcaCGTTATTGCACTCAGCACATAGGGATCACATAGGTTAAGCCACATTCCAACAACTGGAACACAATAAGATGAACAATGATTTCTgaataaaggaaaaacaaaaaagattaaCCAGCTAGAAAACAGAGGGGTGGGAAGTTAGTGGTGTGTGGGGGCTTATCACCACATATTTaggtttcatttttaattaactgAGCAGTTAATTACTAGTTACTCAACGTACCTCACTTACTTTCCATTTCCATGTTCAAAGGACATTTTactcaaaagttttttttgatattttgagtCATGtgtatttccatatttatttagCTACTTTAAACATCTACTACACATTATAGAGGCAAATAGTACATGCTTTTACTtatactacatttatttgacagataTGTAGATCAtgatttttcacaaaaaatatgAGGATATTAAATGAGGAAGCATTGTAGCAGATGAAGCTCCCCGACATTCGAGTAGGTTAAATGAGCTCAACCTTGAACCAGCtataaacattaaaatgctgcttgTGTTTATGCATAACATGCCATGATATGTAgtcattctgcataatgagcaCAAAGGTTTATACTTCAGGTATATTTAGCTGATAACAtgtctgtacttctacttgaaaaaatgttgaattcaggacttttacttgaaaTGGAGTAGTTTGTACAGTGTTtgtagtacttttacttaactaaAGGATTCTTATGCTTCTTCTTTTACACCGTTTTACTCCTTTTTACCTTTGAACTTGTCAAGTCCTTCCTTTCTCCGAGGCACGTCTCGGAAAAAAGTAACagagaatggggggggggggtgtagagaGCGCAAAGGGGGCAGCGTAGAAAGAATAGCATAgtatgaaagagagagggagcgacagagagaaagggagcGCAAAGTCTTGTCAACCGGAAATAAAACAAGCTGGCACCCTCCGCATCCCCAAGCCCCAACACCCACCCCAAAGTCACATACTTCCTCTtcactctctctatctctctcctctgcCTCCCTGCTTCCAtcttccatctctctcttcttctctcccctcCATTGCAAAGATATATTTAAACCCCAGTTCTACTCTGCTCTTG
Proteins encoded:
- the zgc:92313 gene encoding serine protease 33; its protein translation is MSPKPQLHAIFWCVTGMLASYAQECGRPHMPENRIVGGMDAAEGEWPWQVDIQTEDGHICGGSIITENWVLSAAHCFPNPSDLRSYVIYIGRYQLNSFNKNMESRRVSQVVIPSGYSEPQNGKDLALVQLSRPVTWSEFVRPICLPSSGTLFPSGMMCHVTGWGNTRDDVPLAGLGTLQEVEVPIISQSSCQEMYQTNPTEKVDILYDMICAGYQKGGKDSCQGDSGGPLVCQMENGTWVQAGVVSFGLRCAHQNQPGVYARLTTFSSFIKNTVSEIELYGRANQNWCGGAAVLVSCLSSLLFLLQR
- the mapk7 gene encoding mitogen-activated protein kinase 7 isoform X1, with the translated sequence MGLRFTFLENLSFRKMSTEEGGDGKNGQPVAMSPERMATDKSRENQKQREVEATGGTTDTSTTAKNLALLKAHSLDVKFDVGEEYDVIETIGTGAYGVVSSARRRDNGQQVAIKKISNAFEVLTNAKRTLRELKILKHFKHDNIIAIKDILQPNLPHSAFKSVYVVLDLMESDLHQIIHSSQTLTSEHTRYFLYQLLRGLKYVHSANVIHRDLKPSNLLVNENCELKIGDFGMARGLSSHPEESHSFMTEYVATRWYRAPELLLSLNHYSLAIDLWSVGCIFAEMLGRKQLFPGKHYVHQLTLILGVLGTPPEGLISTIRADRVRSYVQSLPSRSAVPLAKLYPQAEPEALDLLVAMLRFDPRERICVTQALEHPYLSKYHDPDDEPICVPAFDFEFDKLPKNKEQIKEAILMEIQDFHQNKQGCRQRLQFRPLARANGRAAAQSSNQCNAQPSTVQMSKSTLVPMAQHPQAAQLQQKQVREVKSQQQQDHSPAQGNNTYTNQMQTFNKPASLLEVSPSQVTHNLPLLSKSESGPVDVDMPSANSDSGQPETIDLTTPVSSQDNPSETMRDSEVQDQLTGSQAPLTQTTQSQSMAQAPTSIPSMPAQTMTPLPTTVPSLCLSVAQAQSLSQSLSQSLSKNARPPPGAGEGTRKEGAISEDTKAALKAALLKSALRNKARDGGASALGIDAGTGGGMLSSLSSVPDLRRPVTAQERQREREEKRRKRQERARERERKMKEKEKREGKQGDLLGGVLLSDDDKSLLQRWTKMMDSRNEKSQTPNNDGAMSKDCTVNLHRGVAINDNTQEALNNNTGKEARKIQSHEQVISQVKPNQPGVFQPPSPQQPSLHFSMSQRKPSADIVVAVSGGMDIMTVTSGFVKNNVLKPHSERNKLSGFNCLGNWNGQQLEARPPQQPQPNRKLQPQPSSFLQPQLQPQTQHDPQSQSQLLPLESFLTKAPTLTTRQINGNVDIGHQNNLNTHPNPSIASAGPMEKLCSSVGEKSGPQTTNHVCGPLGVPSQPHPSLGFTDTGQQGPSIAPDIHTVTLQLSKSQVEDVLPPVFSVTPKGSGAGYGVGFDLDDLLNQSLTDLQHCDRDSYDSAPLSASLLSDWSEVHRMTPADLESLQQELQLGSPMILSDTIPPDA
- the mapk7 gene encoding mitogen-activated protein kinase 7 isoform X2; translation: MSTEEGGDGKNGQPVAMSPERMATDKSRENQKQREVEATGGTTDTSTTAKNLALLKAHSLDVKFDVGEEYDVIETIGTGAYGVVSSARRRDNGQQVAIKKISNAFEVLTNAKRTLRELKILKHFKHDNIIAIKDILQPNLPHSAFKSVYVVLDLMESDLHQIIHSSQTLTSEHTRYFLYQLLRGLKYVHSANVIHRDLKPSNLLVNENCELKIGDFGMARGLSSHPEESHSFMTEYVATRWYRAPELLLSLNHYSLAIDLWSVGCIFAEMLGRKQLFPGKHYVHQLTLILGVLGTPPEGLISTIRADRVRSYVQSLPSRSAVPLAKLYPQAEPEALDLLVAMLRFDPRERICVTQALEHPYLSKYHDPDDEPICVPAFDFEFDKLPKNKEQIKEAILMEIQDFHQNKQGCRQRLQFRPLARANGRAAAQSSNQCNAQPSTVQMSKSTLVPMAQHPQAAQLQQKQVREVKSQQQQDHSPAQGNNTYTNQMQTFNKPASLLEVSPSQVTHNLPLLSKSESGPVDVDMPSANSDSGQPETIDLTTPVSSQDNPSETMRDSEVQDQLTGSQAPLTQTTQSQSMAQAPTSIPSMPAQTMTPLPTTVPSLCLSVAQAQSLSQSLSQSLSKNARPPPGAGEGTRKEGAISEDTKAALKAALLKSALRNKARGDGGASALGIDAGTGGGMLSSLSSVPDLRRPVTAQERQREREEKRRKRQERARERERKMKEKEKREGKQGDLLGGVLLSDDDKSLLQRWTKMMDSRNEKSQTPNNDGAMSKDCTVNLHRGVAINDNTQEALNNNTGKEARKIQSHEQVISQVKPNQPGVFQPPSPQQPSLHFSMSQRKPSADIVVAVSGGMDIMTVTSGFVKNNVLKPHSERNKLSGFNCLGNWNGQQLEARPPQQPQPNRKLQPQPSSFLQPQLQPQTQHDPQSQSQLLPLESFLTKAPTLTTRQINGNVDIGHQNNLNTHPNPSIASAGPMEKLCSSVGEKSGPQTTNHVCGPLGVPSQPHPSLGFTDTGQQGPSIAPDIHTVTLQLSKSQVEDVLPPVFSVTPKGSGAGYGVGFDLDDLLNQSLTDLQHCDRDSYDSAPLSASLLSDWSEVHRMTPADLESLQQELQLGSPMILSDTIPPDA